Proteins encoded in a region of the Vibrio ponticus genome:
- a CDS encoding sporulation protein, producing MFAKLKASLGIGAAKVDTVLDSMAVMQGESIKGVVHIQGGDVEQQIDAINLKLCTEMKVESDNGVSYQEFILGSLQAVQPFVIAPNENKQVPFEFKLHDETPVTALNAIKNQCHVWVETTLDIDFAIDPKDRDYVEVQPLPVVAKVIGMIQSNGFEMVKADVEKGYLRGGNFSSKSGCYQEIEFRGGSFINKKEIELSFVLEGNYVHCLAEVDRSLGLRGDQYVSFTLSRGASDAEVQSAVARVLSI from the coding sequence ATGTTTGCCAAGTTAAAAGCTTCGCTCGGTATTGGTGCAGCAAAAGTGGATACTGTGTTGGACAGCATGGCTGTCATGCAAGGTGAGAGCATCAAAGGTGTGGTTCATATCCAAGGTGGTGATGTAGAGCAGCAGATCGACGCGATTAACTTAAAACTTTGTACCGAGATGAAAGTGGAATCGGATAATGGTGTCAGCTATCAAGAGTTCATTCTAGGTAGTTTACAGGCGGTTCAGCCATTTGTAATTGCGCCAAATGAAAACAAGCAGGTGCCATTCGAATTTAAATTGCATGATGAAACGCCAGTTACTGCGCTTAATGCGATTAAAAACCAGTGTCATGTGTGGGTGGAAACCACCCTTGATATCGACTTTGCGATAGATCCTAAAGATCGTGATTATGTTGAAGTCCAGCCATTGCCAGTGGTGGCGAAAGTGATTGGAATGATCCAAAGCAATGGTTTCGAGATGGTGAAAGCCGACGTTGAAAAAGGGTATTTACGCGGTGGTAACTTCAGTTCTAAGTCAGGCTGTTATCAAGAAATCGAGTTTCGAGGTGGCAGCTTTATCAATAAGAAAGAGATTGAGTTGTCATTTGTGTTGGAAGGCAATTATGTTCATTGCTTAGCGGAAGTGGATCGCTCTTTAGGCTTGCGTGGCGATCAGTATGTGTCATTTACGCTATCTCGCGGCGCCTCAGATGCTGAAGTGCAGTCTGCAGTTGCTCGCGTACTATCGATCTAA
- a CDS encoding DUF3187 family protein: MGKIFFCAASPLLVAISSFASEVSSTQFGPLHTYAQSPFITNGLAPQLRSGFSMPNHAVELNASLALASIWANNSVYELDYYQNQLHLNGKWQINEAWQWEIGYRINHAGNNSLDSLTIAFHDWFSIDQNGRDEVDNDRYIISAPSYGIDEKDFHGDIISQGIYSYLQYQLYQHDNHGLSIGLSLYYSDLGSGFFAHSDWEQALQLNYGFLTGNHAIDVTLSQTFRDVPTNFDQMPYVDNNWFVGGSYRYQWYQNHFLVMQLGVYEGISEADDEFANVSTDVTLGYRFEMEQSALEFSVIENMINADNSTDIAFTFAYRYRYGGSN, from the coding sequence ATGGGCAAAATCTTCTTTTGTGCTGCTTCACCGCTGCTGGTTGCAATCAGCAGCTTCGCCTCTGAGGTCTCTTCAACACAATTTGGACCTTTGCATACTTACGCCCAATCCCCTTTTATCACTAACGGTCTTGCCCCCCAGTTACGTTCTGGCTTTTCGATGCCAAATCACGCAGTCGAACTCAATGCCTCATTAGCATTAGCCAGTATTTGGGCGAACAACAGCGTATACGAACTGGACTATTATCAAAACCAACTGCATCTCAACGGCAAATGGCAGATAAATGAAGCTTGGCAATGGGAAATTGGTTATCGCATTAATCATGCGGGCAACAATAGCTTAGATTCGCTCACGATAGCGTTTCATGACTGGTTTTCGATTGACCAGAACGGTCGAGATGAAGTGGACAACGATCGATACATCATTTCTGCGCCAAGTTACGGTATCGATGAAAAAGACTTTCATGGAGACATCATCAGCCAAGGCATTTATAGCTACTTACAATACCAACTTTACCAACACGATAATCACGGACTTTCGATAGGGCTAAGCCTTTACTACAGTGATTTAGGCAGTGGCTTTTTTGCTCATAGTGACTGGGAACAAGCATTACAGCTTAACTATGGTTTTTTAACTGGCAATCACGCTATTGATGTCACCTTAAGTCAAACTTTTCGTGACGTACCGACAAATTTTGACCAAATGCCCTATGTCGACAACAACTGGTTTGTCGGCGGGAGCTACCGTTATCAGTGGTACCAAAATCATTTTTTAGTGATGCAACTAGGCGTTTATGAAGGGATCTCTGAAGCTGACGATGAGTTCGCCAACGTCTCTACCGATGTCACCTTGGGGTATCGTTTTGAAATGGAACAATCTGCGCTGGAGTTTTCAGTAATCGAAAATATGATAAATGCAGACAACAGTACCGATATTGCGTTCACTTTCGCTTATCGGTACCGTTATGGCGGCTCTAATTAG
- a CDS encoding RelA/SpoT domain-containing protein, with amino-acid sequence MSLFLRTTALMLLMLSRSPAFAAMPMPSPTNDGSRSANQDQVCSKAFKHNLSGLYGISSTDSKPLQPYSDFDVLYSKAHQAQFELETICKSTALLTGTDAYFAGVKSSQRAQEKIALELDGQVNRITDLARATIVANDVASLMEAFEVLDRETTIVKVKNRFKKPAESGYRDLNVLVKLPKTNLVAEVQLHLKAIADVKSGPEHSFYEQIQRIERTADIEQRAMTEFELAQINSMRSQSRQLYQDAWQPYITTHLSAA; translated from the coding sequence ATGAGCTTATTCCTACGCACCACGGCACTAATGCTTTTGATGCTGAGCCGTTCTCCAGCTTTTGCCGCGATGCCGATGCCATCTCCAACCAATGATGGCAGCCGAAGTGCAAACCAAGATCAGGTTTGCTCTAAAGCCTTCAAACACAATCTAAGTGGTTTGTATGGCATTTCTTCAACCGATTCAAAGCCATTACAGCCTTATTCTGATTTCGACGTGCTTTACAGTAAAGCGCACCAAGCTCAATTCGAGCTAGAAACTATCTGTAAAAGTACCGCCCTACTCACTGGCACCGACGCCTACTTTGCTGGCGTAAAATCTTCTCAGCGTGCCCAAGAAAAAATTGCATTAGAACTGGATGGTCAAGTTAACCGTATCACTGACCTTGCCCGTGCAACTATCGTGGCAAATGATGTAGCAAGCTTGATGGAAGCGTTTGAAGTTCTGGATCGTGAAACTACCATCGTTAAAGTGAAAAACCGCTTTAAAAAACCGGCAGAGTCAGGTTACCGTGACTTGAACGTCTTGGTGAAACTGCCAAAAACAAATCTGGTTGCTGAAGTGCAATTGCACCTAAAAGCCATTGCGGATGTAAAATCTGGTCCTGAACATAGCTTCTATGAACAAATTCAGCGCATTGAACGTACCGCAGATATCGAGCAGCGCGCCATGACTGAGTTTGAATTAGCACAAATTAATAGCATGCGTAGCCAATCTCGCCAGCTGTATCAGGATGCATGGCAACCCTACATTACCACTCATTTGAGTGCGGCATAA
- a CDS encoding thiopurine S-methyltransferase has product MKDPEFWHNKWAANQIGFHLEDVNPLLINYWQHTKPNYSDKVFVPLCGKSEDLVWLATKHEDVQGVELSNIAVRAFFAEHFYTPMVMPINGQHELFQFDELSIYVGDYFTAPLKPVDIVYDRAALVALPEEMRDAYVECLKGLLNPGARILLVTLDYVQEEMAGPPFSVPELEVRRHFADYKITKLYRDEGDENHPRIVRNNLTRFAEEVYLIES; this is encoded by the coding sequence ATGAAAGATCCAGAATTTTGGCACAATAAATGGGCTGCCAACCAGATTGGTTTTCACCTTGAAGACGTGAATCCGCTGCTTATTAACTATTGGCAACACACCAAACCTAACTACAGTGACAAAGTGTTTGTCCCGCTGTGTGGTAAGTCAGAAGACTTGGTTTGGTTAGCAACGAAACATGAAGACGTACAGGGCGTAGAGCTGAGTAATATTGCCGTACGTGCATTTTTCGCAGAACACTTTTATACCCCGATGGTTATGCCAATCAATGGTCAGCATGAGTTGTTCCAATTTGATGAGTTGTCGATTTATGTCGGCGACTATTTCACAGCGCCACTCAAGCCAGTGGATATTGTTTATGACCGTGCGGCGCTGGTGGCGCTACCGGAAGAGATGCGTGACGCTTATGTGGAATGTCTTAAGGGCTTATTGAATCCTGGTGCTCGCATTCTTCTTGTGACGTTAGATTATGTTCAAGAAGAGATGGCAGGTCCTCCGTTTTCCGTGCCTGAGTTAGAAGTGCGTCGTCATTTTGCCGATTACAAAATCACGAAGCTTTACCGTGATGAAGGTGATGAGAACCACCCACGCATTGTGCGTAATAACCTGACTCGATTTGCAGAAGAAGTGTATTTGATTGAGAGTTAG
- the purT gene encoding formate-dependent phosphoribosylglycinamide formyltransferase, which produces MFGTATSENSTRVLLLGSGELGKEVAIECQRLGLEVIACDRYENAPAMQVAHRSYVLDMLDGDALADIIAKEKPAYVVPEIEAIATSKLVELEAQGLNVVPTANATKLTMNREGIRRLAAEELKLTTSPYRFADNYQDFTAAVEAVGIPCVCKPVMSSSGKGQSVIKSADDVEKAWQYAQEGGRTGAGRVIVEGFIDFDYEITQLTVRAVDGVHFCAPIGHRQEDGDYRESWQPQVMSDRALKAAQHAAEKVVNALGGYGIFGVELFVKGDTVIFNEVSPRPHDTGLVTLLSQDMSEFALHVRAFTGMPISAIKQYGPCASAVILGQGTSSNIRYEGLADALNAPQTQVRLFGKPDIDGRRRLGVAITQRPTTEQAIEDAITAANKVKVIY; this is translated from the coding sequence ATGTTTGGTACAGCAACTAGTGAAAATTCTACTCGTGTTCTGCTTTTAGGTTCTGGTGAGCTAGGTAAAGAAGTCGCGATTGAGTGTCAGCGTCTAGGCTTGGAAGTGATTGCCTGTGACCGATATGAAAACGCACCGGCTATGCAAGTGGCGCACCGTAGTTACGTTTTAGATATGCTCGATGGTGACGCGCTAGCAGACATTATTGCTAAAGAGAAACCGGCATACGTGGTTCCTGAAATAGAAGCGATTGCGACTTCAAAACTGGTTGAACTAGAAGCGCAAGGACTGAATGTAGTACCCACTGCCAATGCCACCAAACTTACGATGAACCGTGAGGGCATTCGTCGTCTTGCTGCTGAAGAATTGAAACTGACAACCTCCCCTTACCGCTTTGCCGATAACTACCAAGACTTCACAGCTGCGGTAGAAGCAGTCGGTATCCCTTGTGTGTGTAAGCCAGTGATGAGTTCATCGGGTAAAGGACAAAGCGTAATTAAAAGTGCAGATGACGTAGAGAAAGCTTGGCAATATGCGCAAGAAGGTGGTCGCACTGGCGCTGGACGCGTGATCGTTGAAGGCTTTATTGATTTTGACTACGAAATTACTCAGCTAACGGTTCGGGCTGTGGATGGCGTCCACTTTTGCGCACCAATCGGACACCGCCAAGAAGACGGCGACTACCGTGAATCTTGGCAACCACAGGTAATGTCAGACCGAGCACTAAAAGCGGCGCAACATGCGGCAGAAAAAGTCGTCAATGCTTTGGGTGGTTACGGCATTTTTGGTGTCGAGCTGTTTGTAAAAGGTGACACTGTCATTTTTAATGAAGTCTCCCCTCGCCCTCACGATACTGGTCTGGTGACGTTGCTTTCACAAGATATGTCGGAGTTCGCGCTGCATGTGCGTGCATTTACTGGCATGCCAATTTCAGCGATTAAGCAATACGGTCCGTGTGCATCCGCGGTTATCTTGGGTCAAGGTACTTCGAGCAACATTCGCTATGAAGGTTTAGCCGATGCGTTAAATGCGCCACAAACGCAAGTGCGCCTATTTGGTAAACCGGATATTGATGGTCGCCGCCGTTTAGGTGTGGCAATCACTCAGCGCCCGACTACAGAACAGGCGATTGAAGATGCGATTACTGCTGCAAACAAAGTGAAAGTGATTTACTAG
- a CDS encoding SLC13 family permease — protein MRSYLKYIIPVVIPLLILLMPLSAFPFEGITILQQRVIAIFLLAALCWVLEPIPIYATSVVIIVLELLMLSDKGLIFFRLDQGQAHFGQLLKYNEIMATFASPIIMLFLGGFFLAMAATKYRLDVNLARVLLKPFGSDPKYVMLGLMLITAIFSMFMSNTATTAMMLSILTPVIAVFGPKDPGRVAFALCIPVAANIGGIGTPIGTPPNAIALKYLVGDNYISFGEWMAFGVPFVVVMMALAWFLINALFTAEQKSIDLSIKGKFLKTPKAIVVYITFGLTILLWLMGSTHGMNSYTVALIPVAVFSLTGIINKEDLKKISWDVLWLVSGGIALGLALDKTGLASLVVHSIPFDEYSPYVVLFGAAFLCLLMANFMSHTATANLLMPIMAALGASMTSLAPLGGEVTLILVVTFAASLGMSLPISTPPNALAHATGNVESSQMAKVGVILGVVGVGLSFALVWVLHSVGHIG, from the coding sequence ATGCGTTCTTATTTGAAATACATCATTCCAGTGGTGATTCCACTGTTGATTCTTTTAATGCCGTTAAGTGCGTTTCCATTTGAAGGAATAACGATTTTACAACAAAGGGTTATCGCAATCTTTTTGTTGGCAGCCTTATGCTGGGTGTTGGAGCCGATTCCGATCTATGCCACTTCTGTGGTCATCATCGTACTTGAGCTGTTGATGCTCTCTGACAAAGGTCTGATTTTTTTCCGCTTAGACCAAGGGCAGGCGCATTTTGGTCAACTGCTCAAATACAACGAAATCATGGCTACCTTTGCCAGTCCAATAATTATGCTGTTCTTGGGCGGCTTTTTCCTTGCGATGGCAGCAACCAAATATCGCTTGGATGTTAACTTAGCGCGCGTACTGCTTAAACCGTTTGGTAGCGATCCTAAGTACGTAATGCTTGGGCTGATGTTGATCACCGCGATCTTCTCTATGTTTATGTCAAACACGGCAACAACAGCAATGATGTTGTCGATCTTAACTCCGGTTATCGCAGTGTTTGGTCCCAAAGATCCGGGACGGGTGGCGTTTGCACTCTGTATCCCGGTTGCGGCGAATATCGGCGGCATCGGCACGCCAATTGGAACGCCGCCAAACGCTATCGCACTTAAATATCTCGTCGGTGATAACTACATTTCGTTTGGGGAATGGATGGCGTTCGGTGTGCCATTTGTGGTTGTGATGATGGCGCTCGCTTGGTTTTTAATTAATGCACTGTTTACCGCAGAGCAAAAGAGCATCGACTTATCGATTAAAGGTAAGTTCCTGAAAACGCCGAAAGCTATCGTGGTGTACATCACTTTTGGATTGACGATTTTATTGTGGTTGATGGGTTCTACACATGGCATGAACTCTTACACGGTGGCGCTTATTCCGGTTGCGGTGTTCTCATTGACCGGCATTATTAATAAAGAAGATTTAAAGAAAATTTCATGGGACGTGCTTTGGCTGGTGTCGGGTGGTATCGCACTTGGCTTGGCGTTAGACAAAACTGGGCTGGCGAGTTTGGTGGTGCACAGTATTCCGTTTGATGAGTATTCACCTTATGTGGTGCTATTTGGGGCGGCATTCCTCTGTTTGTTAATGGCGAATTTTATGTCGCACACCGCAACGGCAAACTTACTGATGCCAATCATGGCGGCGCTAGGTGCATCAATGACCTCACTTGCACCACTTGGTGGTGAAGTAACATTGATCCTTGTGGTGACCTTTGCTGCTTCTTTGGGCATGTCCTTACCGATCAGTACGCCACCTAATGCGTTGGCTCACGCCACTGGCAACGTAGAAAGCAGTCAAATGGCGAAAGTGGGGGTGATTCTTGGCGTCGTCGGCGTCGGGCTTAGTTTTGCTTTGGTTTGGGTTTTACATTCAGTGGGGCATATTGGTTAA
- a CDS encoding ATP-binding protein — protein MYQPDVSSLINRYFSQPERTLLVEAGATLIEQNGRNERLYYVLDGELQGFVSEKGENTTKVFSASQGAFIGVHSFFSGMWIASSTVIAKTDARLAWIDRNIPAIEEATFGPLTAQFTPVIVNELSRRQWRATQEALAKEKALKKLNLAEQMTTLGQLAAGIAHELNNAIGVVSSKSERLESVIVNLLEELHPEASQFFDHGLLYGQKSTSSDVRQRAKEIERRYGLDRATAKDLARALPSDQLSQHWLRNPQLAVKYWKMGRDLHDLRSASKHTVGIVRSVKQLGRADIDTVEEVDINESINRAVALLQSDLRPVAVRISPGELPKFKGSQTELVQVWINIIKNACDAMTQTKKPKVEIKTRLNRNRILVTITNNGPEIDSNTRRRIFDPNFTTKKGGLSFGLGLGLSIVRRIVSGYGGSVAVKSEPHQTIFRIKLPIED, from the coding sequence ATGTATCAACCAGATGTATCGAGCTTAATAAATCGTTATTTCAGCCAACCAGAACGCACACTGCTGGTGGAAGCTGGGGCAACCTTAATTGAGCAGAATGGACGAAACGAGCGACTCTATTACGTTTTGGATGGCGAGTTGCAAGGATTTGTATCGGAAAAAGGCGAGAACACAACCAAGGTGTTCTCTGCCAGCCAAGGTGCTTTTATTGGCGTGCACAGCTTCTTTTCCGGTATGTGGATAGCGTCATCGACGGTAATTGCAAAGACCGATGCGCGTTTAGCTTGGATAGATCGCAACATTCCGGCTATTGAGGAAGCGACGTTTGGTCCTTTAACCGCTCAGTTTACGCCGGTGATCGTTAACGAGCTGTCACGTCGGCAGTGGCGTGCAACGCAAGAGGCACTGGCAAAAGAAAAAGCACTGAAAAAGCTCAACTTAGCTGAGCAGATGACGACTCTCGGGCAACTGGCTGCGGGCATTGCGCATGAGCTAAACAACGCTATTGGTGTGGTAAGTAGCAAATCTGAGCGGCTAGAGAGCGTGATTGTTAATCTGCTGGAAGAGCTGCATCCAGAAGCGAGTCAGTTTTTTGATCACGGCTTATTGTATGGACAAAAAAGTACGTCTAGTGATGTGCGACAACGGGCAAAGGAGATAGAGCGACGCTATGGTTTAGATCGAGCTACGGCAAAAGATCTTGCTCGAGCACTGCCAAGCGATCAGCTCTCTCAACATTGGCTACGCAATCCTCAGTTGGCAGTCAAGTATTGGAAAATGGGGCGGGATTTGCATGATCTGCGCTCGGCGTCAAAACATACGGTTGGGATTGTACGCTCAGTAAAACAGTTAGGGCGCGCCGATATTGATACGGTAGAAGAGGTTGATATTAATGAAAGTATCAATCGTGCTGTTGCGTTATTACAAAGTGATTTACGCCCCGTTGCAGTGAGGATAAGCCCGGGAGAGTTGCCAAAATTCAAAGGGTCGCAAACTGAGTTGGTGCAAGTTTGGATCAATATTATCAAGAACGCATGCGATGCGATGACCCAGACCAAAAAGCCGAAAGTTGAAATTAAAACCCGTTTAAATCGTAATCGAATATTAGTCACGATTACGAATAATGGACCTGAAATAGATTCAAATACTCGTAGACGAATATTTGACCCTAATTTCACCACAAAAAAAGGAGGGTTATCGTTTGGCTTGGGATTAGGACTCTCTATTGTCAGAAGAATTGTCTCGGGATATGGCGGGTCTGTCGCGGTTAAAAGCGAACCACATCAAACTATTTTTCGAATTAAATTACCTATCGAGGATTAA
- a CDS encoding response regulator, giving the protein MDKLNVICVDDQREVLSAVLQDLEPLAEWLNIEDCESADEVLTLMDELDSEGEYIALLVSDHVMPGKTGVELLTEVSCDRRFSKTKKILLTGQATHSDTIQAINTAGINQYFEKPWQADQLLEAVIRLATEYIFDSGLDYTEYHSYLDQQVVLEKLRM; this is encoded by the coding sequence ATGGACAAGCTAAATGTAATTTGTGTCGACGACCAACGAGAGGTTCTGAGCGCGGTATTGCAAGATCTTGAGCCATTGGCTGAATGGCTCAATATTGAAGATTGCGAATCAGCTGATGAAGTGTTAACGCTTATGGATGAGCTGGACTCGGAAGGCGAGTATATTGCGCTATTGGTCTCAGACCATGTGATGCCGGGCAAAACGGGCGTAGAGTTACTGACTGAAGTGAGTTGTGACCGACGCTTCAGCAAGACTAAGAAGATATTACTCACCGGGCAGGCGACACATAGTGACACCATTCAAGCGATTAATACCGCTGGTATTAATCAATATTTTGAAAAGCCATGGCAAGCCGATCAGTTATTAGAGGCGGTTATTCGTCTTGCAACTGAATATATATTCGATTCAGGCTTAGATTACACCGAGTACCATAGTTATTTAGATCAACAAGTGGTTTTAGAGAAATTGAGAATGTAG
- a CDS encoding HD-GYP domain-containing protein, whose amino-acid sequence MQYDPKNSIKISIDTLAVGMFVTAIEHSQRVNLSNAGRVSNANAIQQLKNNGVKLAWVDQTLSDKRCQFKPVEEGVEPAPAQEVTLQSYIRPKRQSRFAQQKRASKLIYEARGLVQKLISDTFEGKVIHVDEIDQWADDVIESVLIDSDALQCVSALRDKDKYLLEHSVNVACLLVSFGKHLGLPKETLKQVAIGGIIHDVGKIKVDDAVLHKPAKLTAEEFEHMKLHQVFAKDIIDNVKGLSSIARDVCLMHHEKLDGSGYPAGLTAEQLPLHGRMSSIVDIYDALTADRCYKRGMSSAEAFKILLSLSGNHLDKDLVYKFINCIGVYPVGSIVELSDGRIGIVWTSNQDEPLKPEIKCFYSRKYKRFIEVSFVDLKHSAVKIEKAVAPHTLEIDPKPFFDL is encoded by the coding sequence ATGCAGTATGATCCAAAAAATTCTATAAAGATCTCTATTGATACTCTGGCTGTGGGTATGTTTGTGACAGCGATAGAACATAGTCAGCGTGTTAACCTTTCCAATGCTGGTCGAGTTTCTAATGCCAATGCCATTCAACAATTGAAAAATAACGGCGTTAAGCTTGCGTGGGTTGATCAAACACTTTCGGACAAACGTTGCCAATTTAAACCTGTTGAAGAGGGTGTTGAACCAGCACCAGCTCAAGAAGTTACGCTTCAATCTTATATTCGACCTAAGAGACAGAGTCGTTTTGCTCAGCAAAAGCGTGCGTCTAAACTTATTTACGAAGCTCGTGGTCTGGTGCAAAAACTTATCTCCGACACATTCGAAGGTAAGGTTATTCATGTTGATGAGATTGATCAATGGGCGGACGATGTCATTGAATCAGTACTGATTGATTCTGACGCGCTGCAATGTGTTTCCGCTTTGCGAGATAAAGATAAGTACCTTTTAGAGCACTCTGTCAATGTCGCCTGTCTACTGGTTAGCTTTGGTAAACATCTTGGCTTGCCAAAAGAGACACTTAAGCAAGTTGCGATTGGCGGCATTATCCACGATGTTGGCAAGATTAAAGTCGATGATGCAGTACTGCATAAACCAGCTAAGCTCACCGCAGAAGAATTTGAACACATGAAGCTTCACCAAGTGTTCGCTAAAGATATTATCGATAATGTTAAAGGTTTAAGCAGCATCGCTCGTGATGTTTGTCTCATGCACCATGAAAAACTCGATGGTTCAGGCTATCCGGCAGGTTTGACCGCTGAACAACTGCCACTGCATGGACGGATGAGCAGCATAGTGGATATTTATGATGCGTTAACCGCGGACCGCTGTTACAAACGAGGCATGAGTTCGGCAGAAGCATTTAAGATTTTGCTGAGTCTAAGTGGCAACCATTTAGATAAGGATCTGGTGTATAAATTTATCAACTGTATCGGTGTCTACCCGGTGGGGTCGATAGTTGAGCTAAGCGATGGTCGAATTGGCATTGTTTGGACGTCGAATCAAGACGAACCGTTGAAACCAGAGATCAAATGTTTCTATTCACGCAAGTACAAGCGCTTCATTGAAGTGAGTTTTGTCGACCTTAAACACAGCGCAGTCAAGATTGAAAAAGCGGTTGCTCCGCATACATTGGAGATTGACCCGAAACCATTTTTCGACCTTTGA
- the cdd gene encoding cytidine deaminase: protein MRSRIEQALQTLPSNVADYLSPIVMAESFDATISPEQYNELLALSDMEDAKLRVALLPIAAAYSYAPISNFYVGAIVRGLTGRLYFGANLELNGAQLGQTVHAEQSAISHAWMKGEQGLSDITINFSPCGHCRQFMNELTTADKLIVQLPERAEMTLQQYLPESFGPADLGVESGLMSLVDHGKQAEEQDSLAKLALAALNRSHAPYTKNLSGVAIKLKNGSVYQGSYAENAAFNPSLPPLQVALCQILLAGQSFTEIESAALVEMSDGSISHLADTQSTLEVINPDIPLVYLAV, encoded by the coding sequence ATGAGAAGCCGTATCGAGCAAGCATTGCAAACTCTACCATCCAACGTAGCTGATTACCTTTCTCCTATCGTGATGGCGGAAAGCTTTGATGCGACAATTAGTCCAGAGCAATACAATGAGCTATTAGCACTCTCCGATATGGAAGATGCTAAGCTTCGCGTCGCATTGCTCCCTATTGCTGCTGCCTATTCATACGCGCCTATTTCAAACTTCTACGTTGGCGCTATCGTTCGTGGTTTAACAGGTCGTCTATACTTTGGTGCCAACCTTGAGCTTAATGGCGCGCAATTAGGTCAAACCGTTCATGCCGAGCAATCTGCGATTAGCCATGCTTGGATGAAAGGCGAACAAGGCTTAAGTGATATTACAATTAACTTCAGCCCGTGTGGTCACTGCCGTCAATTTATGAACGAGCTGACTACCGCTGACAAGCTGATTGTTCAACTGCCTGAACGTGCAGAGATGACGTTGCAGCAATACTTGCCTGAATCATTTGGTCCTGCCGATCTTGGCGTCGAATCAGGTTTGATGTCGCTGGTTGATCACGGCAAGCAAGCCGAAGAGCAAGACAGCCTTGCCAAACTTGCACTGGCAGCACTTAACCGCAGCCATGCGCCATATACCAAAAACTTAAGTGGCGTAGCAATCAAACTGAAAAATGGCTCGGTATATCAAGGTAGTTATGCCGAAAACGCTGCATTCAACCCTAGCCTACCACCACTGCAAGTTGCGCTTTGCCAAATTCTTTTAGCTGGACAGAGCTTTACAGAGATTGAGTCAGCAGCACTGGTAGAAATGAGTGATGGTAGCATCAGTCATCTGGCTGATACCCAGTCAACGCTAGAGGTGATCAATCCAGATATTCCGCTAGTGTATTTGGCGGTATAA
- a CDS encoding LrgB family protein yields the protein MWMLATIITFFIARWISRKCNTPIMNPLLICIAILIPILTYFKVPFETYYAGNEWLSFALQPAVVALAYPLYEQLPQIRANWRIVMLACGVGSIMSMLTSTLIAVALKTDLSLIASLLGKSVTTPIAMEVSRNLGGEPAIAAILVLLVGLFGAILAYPIYNMLNITHPVARGLTMGTVSHALGTATCAEKNGEDAAFSSLALVLCGVITSIIAPSFFAFALWLSA from the coding sequence ATGTGGATGCTCGCAACAATCATCACCTTTTTTATTGCCCGTTGGATTAGCCGAAAATGCAATACGCCGATAATGAACCCACTGCTTATCTGCATTGCAATACTGATCCCAATCCTCACTTACTTCAAAGTGCCCTTCGAAACCTATTATGCGGGCAATGAGTGGCTGAGTTTTGCTCTGCAACCTGCAGTCGTGGCGTTGGCATACCCTCTCTATGAACAGTTACCTCAAATTCGAGCAAACTGGCGGATTGTCATGTTGGCATGTGGTGTGGGGAGTATTATGTCGATGCTCACAAGTACCCTTATCGCCGTAGCGCTTAAAACCGACCTATCACTGATTGCGAGTCTACTAGGTAAGTCAGTCACCACCCCAATCGCAATGGAAGTGTCGCGTAACTTAGGTGGCGAACCGGCAATTGCGGCGATTTTGGTTTTGCTCGTTGGCTTGTTTGGCGCGATTCTCGCCTACCCAATCTACAACATGCTCAACATTACCCACCCAGTTGCCAGAGGCTTGACCATGGGTACCGTATCTCACGCGCTTGGCACCGCAACCTGCGCTGAGAAGAATGGTGAAGACGCGGCATTTAGCTCACTTGCCTTAGTTCTTTGTGGTGTTATCACTTCCATTATCGCCCCAAGCTTCTTCGCTTTTGCGCTTTGGCTAAGCGCATAG